In the genome of Deltaproteobacteria bacterium, one region contains:
- the tatA gene encoding twin-arginine translocase TatA/TatE family subunit, with translation MFGIGMPELIIILVIILVIFGAGKLPEIGSGLGKAIKGFKGGLKEVEADIKSDDKDGQEKA, from the coding sequence ATGTTTGGAATAGGAATGCCGGAACTGATAATAATTCTTGTTATAATCCTCGTCATATTTGGAGCCGGAAAACTTCCCGAGATAGGGTCAGGTCTCGGCAAGGCAATAAAAGGTTTCAAGGGCGGCCTCAAGGAGGTTGAGGCTGATATCAAGTCTGATGATAAGGATGGTCAGGAAAAGGCCTGA
- a CDS encoding MogA/MoaB family molybdenum cofactor biosynthesis protein, producing the protein MSAKRKLIAGVLTLSDSRSEAEDESGKAIKEILAREGFETVEYAVIPDNKVMIKETLVVWANERLDLIVTTGGTGPGPRDVTPEATESVLERNMPGLSELIRMEGLKKTKRACLSRGVSGIRGKTIIINLPGSKKGAVESLEAVIDQIPHALLMMEGGGH; encoded by the coding sequence ATGAGCGCTAAAAGAAAATTAATAGCCGGTGTGCTGACTTTGTCCGATAGCAGGAGTGAGGCTGAAGATGAAAGTGGAAAGGCCATCAAGGAGATCCTGGCGAGAGAAGGCTTTGAGACGGTAGAGTACGCCGTCATTCCCGATAACAAGGTGATGATAAAAGAGACGCTTGTTGTCTGGGCCAATGAAAGGCTTGATCTTATTGTAACAACGGGAGGGACGGGGCCCGGCCCGAGAGACGTAACGCCTGAAGCGACTGAATCGGTTTTAGAAAGGAATATGCCCGGCCTTTCCGAGCTTATTCGAATGGAGGGGCTCAAAAAGACGAAAAGGGCCTGCCTTTCGAGAGGCGTTAGCGGTATCAGGGGGAAGACGATTATTATCAACCTGCCGGGGAGTAAAAAAGGCGCCGTTGAGTCTCTCGAAGCGGTTATTGATCAAATCCCCCATGCCCTATTAATGATGGAAGGAGGGGGCCACTGA
- the tatC gene encoding twin-arginine translocase subunit TatC: MSDSAVDREEEQDESAAPLTEHLKELRTRLIRSCWAVGIGFAASYSFSSEIFNLLMHPLVKVMPDKSSMIFTGLTEGFFTYLKVAFLTGLMLATPVIFYQIWAFIAPGLYSHERKYVIPFTVLSVFFFTGGAIFGYFLVFPFAFEFFMSFNTEDIVALPSMKEYLAFSTKLLIAFGTAFELPIFIVFLAKFGLVTVEMLTKNRKYVLVGSFIVAALLTPPDVVTQTLMAFPLMLLYELGIIGTRLFVRKKTETSEELST; this comes from the coding sequence TTGAGTGACTCTGCCGTCGATAGAGAAGAGGAACAGGACGAGAGTGCGGCTCCCTTAACGGAGCACTTAAAAGAGCTTAGGACGAGGCTGATTCGCAGCTGCTGGGCTGTGGGGATCGGTTTTGCCGCTTCTTACAGTTTTTCCAGTGAGATTTTTAATCTGCTCATGCATCCCCTGGTAAAGGTCATGCCCGACAAGAGTTCCATGATTTTCACGGGACTTACGGAAGGTTTCTTTACTTATCTCAAGGTTGCATTTCTGACAGGACTTATGCTGGCCACGCCTGTTATTTTCTACCAGATATGGGCATTTATTGCGCCGGGTCTTTACAGCCATGAAAGAAAATATGTCATTCCCTTTACCGTTCTTTCCGTATTTTTCTTTACCGGTGGGGCAATTTTCGGCTACTTCCTGGTATTTCCCTTTGCTTTTGAGTTCTTTATGAGCTTCAATACGGAAGATATTGTTGCCCTTCCGTCGATGAAGGAATATCTCGCTTTTTCGACGAAACTGCTTATTGCCTTTGGCACGGCATTTGAGCTGCCCATCTTTATCGTTTTTCTGGCCAAGTTTGGTCTTGTTACTGTTGAGATGCTGACGAAAAACAGGAAGTATGTTCTCGTCGGTTCATTCATCGTGGCGGCTCTTCTTACGCCTCCCGACGTGGTCACCCAGACGCTGATGGCTTTCCCTCTTATGCTGCTTTATGAACTCGGCATTATCGGGACCCGATTATTTGTAAGAAAAAAGACAGAAACCAGTGAAGAACTATCAACATAA
- a CDS encoding DUF1858 domain-containing protein, translating into MDKYPRMFIISSVVYLLIGTMMGALMASHALDPFYRFIHIHVNLFGFMAMVVFGVAYHILPRFMGKSLKFPALVPLHFYSAHIGLIGLMIAYAANGYVDPDQKSAYLLFQMSSGFASLAVVFFALNIIPVLIMTPRKPINVPAPAPSSQPKAENETGVTFTADMKIGEILEKRPETLSIFVSAGFKALADPEKRKSMGEKLVLKTACQIRGIDLKDLLSKLNGPISAEEAKVEAPAAPQVPPQQALSLKRGDLVELKTPVGHMIQVYPETRKVLEDNYGGECFTCPGMAIETVEQTAHMHNKAPEDILNQVNSIVKDALSE; encoded by the coding sequence ATGGACAAGTATCCACGCATGTTTATCATTTCCAGTGTAGTCTACCTCTTGATCGGCACCATGATGGGAGCCTTGATGGCGAGTCACGCCCTTGATCCCTTTTATCGTTTTATCCATATCCATGTCAATCTTTTCGGATTTATGGCTATGGTCGTATTCGGTGTTGCCTACCATATTCTTCCCCGTTTTATGGGGAAATCCTTAAAATTTCCGGCCCTTGTGCCCTTGCATTTCTATTCGGCACATATCGGTCTTATCGGGTTAATGATTGCCTATGCCGCCAATGGTTATGTTGACCCTGACCAAAAATCGGCCTACCTGCTTTTCCAGATGTCGTCAGGTTTTGCATCGCTGGCTGTTGTTTTCTTCGCCCTTAATATTATTCCCGTCCTTATTATGACGCCCAGAAAACCGATTAATGTGCCTGCACCGGCACCTTCGTCACAGCCGAAAGCTGAAAATGAGACGGGAGTGACCTTTACGGCAGATATGAAGATAGGGGAAATACTGGAAAAGCGCCCCGAGACGCTCTCCATTTTTGTCAGCGCCGGTTTTAAGGCGCTTGCAGACCCTGAAAAGAGAAAGTCCATGGGAGAGAAGCTTGTTTTGAAAACAGCCTGCCAGATAAGAGGTATCGATCTTAAGGACTTGCTCTCCAAACTTAACGGCCCTATCTCCGCGGAGGAAGCGAAGGTTGAAGCGCCTGCGGCTCCCCAGGTTCCCCCCCAACAGGCGCTTTCCCTCAAAAGGGGTGATCTTGTTGAACTGAAGACGCCCGTGGGGCATATGATCCAGGTTTATCCCGAAACGAGAAAAGTATTGGAAGATAACTACGGTGGCGAGTGTTTTACCTGTCCCGGTATGGCTATTGAAACGGTGGAGCAGACGGCCCACATGCATAACAAGGCGCCTGAGGATATTTTGAACCAGGTCAACAGCATTGTTAAGGATGCCTTGAGCGAGTAA